Below is a window of Myxococcus xanthus DNA.
CAGCGGGCGCATGGGCGCTTCATCCAGCACGGCTTGGAGCCGCTTCGACACGGGAGAAGGCTCGATGCGCCGCAGCGACAGGGTGTTCTGTCCGTAGCGCCCTTCCCACACGACGATGGCGCGCGCAGAAGCCTCCGCCAACAATCCGCGCAGCACGCCATGGTCGTCCGCGGTCAGCGTGACAGCGGGCTCCGCCTCCCAGGCCCTGGGCCGGTAAGGGTCATGCTCCAGCGAGGCGCCCGCGTCCGGATTCAAAGCACACAGGAGGAAGCGCACCGGCGGGCCGCCGAGCTTGCCAGTGGGCCCCTGCACCTCCACCAGATACATCGCGGGGCGTGTGTCCCTCAGCAGCGCGCCCGAGTCCCGCAGGCGCCGCAGCTCGGCCGTGGGATTGGCCGCCTCCAAGAGGGGACGGACGTGAGACGGCTGGGGCACCGCATTGCCACGCGGCACGTAGCCGCTGGGCTCCAGCGAGGAATCCAGCGAGCCAAGAAGGGCCGAAAATGGATTGACGCGCGCCATGTCGGGGGGAAGGTGGTGCCTCCTGCCCCGCCATGCCATGGCGCGCGCCAGGTTGCGCTAAGCCGCGTCTACCACCAAACGTTCGTGTACGGCCGGTCCTTCTCTGAGCGGCCAGCCATCTTCAGGGCGGAGCGGTCCACGCTCTCCTCCCACAGCAGGCTCACCGTGGTGATGGCCCCCGCCGAACCGAGGAACGACAGGACGTACGGCGTGGACTGATCGAAACCACCCAGCACCACGCCGGAGAGGAGCAGCACCACCGCACCCACGCCACCGCCGAAGATGTTGGCTCGGACGATTTGGGACGGCGTCGGGTTGTAACGCATGGTGGCCAGCGCCAGCGCGCCCGCGCCGATGCCCGGAGCCAGCAGCAGCGTGTCCCGCCACGTCTTGCCGGACACGGGCGTCCCGGAGAAGTGGATGATGGCCAACAGCAGCGCCGAGTAGGCCGCGCCCCAGCCCGCACCGGACGAAATCAGCAAGCCGTCGTTGAGCGGAAGCTGGCCACCGCCGATACCCGCCGTGAGCCATGCGCCCAGCTCCGCGCCCAGGAAGGCGGACCACGTCAGGACGCCCGCGTCCTGCGTGAAGAGGTCCATCAGGCCCGCGGTGAACATGCCGCCCACCACCGAGTTGGCGATGCTGAAGGTGGCCATGGGGCGGTCCACCCAGTTGTTGAACTGCCACCACGACGAGGCACCGAAGCCCAGGCCCGCGCCGATGAGCGTGCCCGCGAGCATTGCCTCTCGCGAGCTCTTGTCGAAGTTGAAGTCGCTGGCGAACGCCTGCGTGAAGAAGCCACCCAGCGCGCCCAGCGTCGTGTGGTGCACGATGAAGGTGAAGCTGCCCGGACCGGAGAGGAACGGACCCTGGCGCGGCCTGCCGTCCAGCATCACCCCAGTGTCCTCGATGGGAGGCACGCCCCGCTTCGCCATGGCCCGGTCGTCCGGCGTCAGCGGCGACTGCGGCTTCGTCCGAAGCGAGTCCGGATCCGGAGGCAGCGTGGGCGCGTCGCTCGCCGTCGCGGAATCGCCCGGATAGCGAGCCGGGTCCCGCGCATCCGACGGGGGATAGGCATTCTGCGCCGGGGGATAGCCCTGCGGCGTCTGCGGCTGCGCATATGGGTCCACCGGCTGCTGCGTCTGCGGCGGCTGCGCGTACGGGTCCACCGGCTGCGTGGACGACGGCGGTTGCGCATACGGATCCGCTGACGGCTGCTGCGTCTGCGGCTGCGCATACGGGTCCACCGGCAGCTGCGTCTGCGGCGGCTGCGCATACGGGTCCGCGGGCTGCGCGGACGCCGGCGGCTGCGCGTACGGGTCCGCGGGCTGCTGCGTCTGCGGCGGCTGCGCGTACGGATCCGCCGGCTGCTGCGGCGCCGTCTGGCGATACGTGGGCTGCGGAGGGGCCGCATAACCCGCGGGGGCAGACGGCGGCTGCGCAGCCCCCGGGGATGGATAGGTTCCGTCAGCCTGCGCCTTCGCGGGCTCCGGAAGGACCAGCGCGAGAGCGAGGGCGGTGATGGGGAGATAGCTCCAGCTTCTCAATGATGACACGCAAGGACTCCTTCGGTCCGGCCGGACGGCAGAAAACCACAACCTGTCCTCGGGTGCGGGAAATTGGAGCGCCATCCGACCTTCCCTGTCCCCTCGTTCACAGCCACGCACTTCTTTTCCTCCGCGACGCGAATACGGCTCGCGTATCAGTGAGGCCCCATGCCTGAAGGCTTCTCGTGGTCCGAACTCGGCGTCGATTCGGCGCGCGTCCAGGTGGTGAAGGACCTCCCGCTTCCTTCCGGCCGCCGCGACTTCGTCCTCTATTGGTGCATGGTCAACCATCGCGCCGAGCAGAACCACGCGCTGGATGCCGCCATCGGTCTGGGCAACCACCTGGGCCTGCCCGTCGTCGTCTACCAGGCCATCCGTCCGGACTACCCTCATGCCTCCGACAGGCTCCACGCCTGGGCCCTGGAGGGGATGATGGACATGGCCACCGGCTGCGCCGCGCGCGGGCTGCCCTACTGGCTGGAGCTGCCCCGGACCTCGAAGGAGCACCGTCCCCGGCTGGCCCAGCTCGGCCGGCGCGCCGCCGCCATCGTGTCGGACCTGTTCCCCACGTACATCATCCCGGGCCACCTGCGCGGCGCCGCCAAGGCCCTGGACGTGCCGCTGTTCGCCGTGGATGCGTCATGCGTGGTGCCCATGCAGCGCATCGCCACGCGGCAGATTGGCGCCTATACCTTGCGGCCCAAGCTGAAGAAGCTGTGGCCGGAGTACCTGGACCGCGCCGTGCCCAACCGCGCGGTGAAGGCCGCCGCGGCCGGACGCAAGCTGGAGCCGGACTTCGCCACGTCAGACGCACGCGAGTCCCGCGAGTCCCTGGACGCCTTCGACTTCGACCATTCGGTGGCGCCCATCCAGGAGCGCGGAGGACGCAAGGCGGGCCTCGATGCGCTCCAGGCCTTCGTGCACCAACGGTTGGAGGGCTATGACGAAGGCCGCAACGACCCGGGCCTGGCGCGACAGTCCAACCTGTCCCCCTTCTTCCACTGGGGCAACCTCTTCGCGGGAGAGGCCGCGCGCGCCGCCATCCGCGCACGCGGCGCGCAGGATGCTTCGGTGCAGGGCTTCCTGGAGGAGCTGCTCGTCCGCCGTGAGCTGGGTTTCAACTACTGCTTCCACACGCCGGGGCCGCAGCAGCTCTCCGTGGCCTCCCTGCCTCCGTGGGCGAAGGAGACACTCACCCGCCACCAGAAGGACGCGCGCGAGCACCGCTATTCGTTGAAGCAATTGGAGACAGCGCGGACCGCGGACGGCTTGTGGAACGCGGCCCAGCGCGAGTTGGTGGAGCGTGGCCGCATCCACAACTACCTGCGCATGCTGTGGGGGAAGAAAATCCTGGAGTGGACTCCATCCCCCCAGGAAGCGCTGCAACGCATCGCGTTCCTCAACGACAAGTACGCGGTGGATGGCAGGGACCCCGCGAGCGTCGCCAACTTCATGTGGGTGCTGGGACTGCATGACCGCCCTTTCCAGGAGCGGCAGGTGCTGGGCAAGGTGCGGCCCATGAGCTCCCTGCGCACGGCGGCCAGGTACAACCTGGCACCCTACCTGGAGCGCTGGGGCCGCCCGGAGGACCCACCGGTGAAGCTCAAGCGCGTTCGCAAGACGGCAGGCCCGTGAGCAAGCCTGTTGACATCCGCGCGCCCAA
It encodes the following:
- a CDS encoding deoxyribodipyrimidine photo-lyase, with the translated sequence MPEGFSWSELGVDSARVQVVKDLPLPSGRRDFVLYWCMVNHRAEQNHALDAAIGLGNHLGLPVVVYQAIRPDYPHASDRLHAWALEGMMDMATGCAARGLPYWLELPRTSKEHRPRLAQLGRRAAAIVSDLFPTYIIPGHLRGAAKALDVPLFAVDASCVVPMQRIATRQIGAYTLRPKLKKLWPEYLDRAVPNRAVKAAAAGRKLEPDFATSDARESRESLDAFDFDHSVAPIQERGGRKAGLDALQAFVHQRLEGYDEGRNDPGLARQSNLSPFFHWGNLFAGEAARAAIRARGAQDASVQGFLEELLVRRELGFNYCFHTPGPQQLSVASLPPWAKETLTRHQKDAREHRYSLKQLETARTADGLWNAAQRELVERGRIHNYLRMLWGKKILEWTPSPQEALQRIAFLNDKYAVDGRDPASVANFMWVLGLHDRPFQERQVLGKVRPMSSLRTAARYNLAPYLERWGRPEDPPVKLKRVRKTAGP